A segment of the Nitrosospira briensis C-128 genome:
CTTGCAGTCAAGGTGATACTTGATGCGATGGCCAAGAGTTTAGCGCAGGGACAGCGTATTGAAATTCGTGGATTCGGCAGCTTCGATCTCAACTACCGGCCGCCGCGTGTCGGGCGTAATCCGAAATCCGGAGAGAAGGTCAAGGTGCCGGAAAAGTATGTTCCCCATTTCAAGGCGGGGAAGGAAATGCGTGAGCGGGTCGATAACAAAACCTGAAAAATCGTATTGGATGGGTAGGTATAATGACGGCAGGGTCGAAGGACCATGCCGTTTTTTTAACTTATGTGAAGCGATTCAATTGATGCAATACGAAGAAATTGAGGTTCGAGGTATTTGACGGTTCATGCTGTTAACGATGTCTGGCCCCGGGGAAAAGGAATCATGCGTTACCTGAGATGGTTCTTGCGCATCGCGCTGTTTCTGCTGCTGCTTGGCTTTACCGTGAGAAATGTCGAAACGGTAACGCTACATTATTATTTCGGTTATGAATGGCACGCGCCGCTGGTACTGATAATATTATTGTTTTTCGCCCTCGGCGTAGCGATTGGCATCGGGTCCTGCCTCGGCAAGATATTCAGCCAAAGGCGGGAAATTTCGATATACAGAAAAAAATATCCTTCGCTGGATGAACAGCGATAAGAAAGCGCCAATCCGTCCTGCCCATCCAGGCAGAGCGGGAATGGGTCAACGTGCATTATGCGCACCATCAAAGACTCGCGAAGCTACGATATTTATCGAAAGCCCGTCTATCCAATATGAACTGAGCAGTTGTAAGTGCTTCCGCCAAATTCATTGAGAACGCACTGATCGTATGAACGACCCAAGAATCATTATTGCCCTGGATTTTCCTGACGCAAAACAGGCATTGGACCTGACGGCCAAGCTTGACCCTGCATCATGCAGGGTCAAAGTGGGAAAGGAGCTTTTTACCGCCGCGGGCCCGCAATTGGTCGAGAAATTGATGGATAACGGATTTGAGGTTTTCCTCGATTTGAAATTTCACGATATTCCCAGCACTGTGGCGGGTGCATGCAAGGCCGCAGCAGGGTTGGGCGTTTGGATGATGAATATCCATGCGCTTGGGGGGAGAAAAATGCTCACGGCAGCCCGGGAAGCCGTGCCGGTGGGAAATACCAGGCTCATCGCCGTCACCCTCCTCACCAGCATGGGGTCGGAGGATATGAACGAGATTGGCCTGAAAGGCGACCCTCAGGATGTAGTCCAGCGACTGGCCTTGCTGGCGCGCGACTGCGGACTGGATGGGGTGGTGGCATCGGCGCTGGAGGCGCCCATGCTCAGGAAAATGATGGGCGAGAGCTTTTGCCTCGTCACACCGGGAATACGTCCGGCCGACGTTTCTCAGGGAGACCAGAAGCGGGTAACTTCTCCGTGCCAAGCAATTGAAAATGGCGCGGATTACCTCGTCATTGGCAGACCGGTCACACAGGCAGAAGACCCGGTAGGAATGCTGCGGCGACTGAACGAGGAAATCGGTGAATTG
Coding sequences within it:
- a CDS encoding integration host factor subunit beta, whose product is MTKSELISRLAARYPQLGAKDAELAVKVILDAMAKSLAQGQRIEIRGFGSFDLNYRPPRVGRNPKSGEKVKVPEKYVPHFKAGKEMRERVDNKT
- a CDS encoding LapA family protein, translated to MRYLRWFLRIALFLLLLGFTVRNVETVTLHYYFGYEWHAPLVLIILLFFALGVAIGIGSCLGKIFSQRREISIYRKKYPSLDEQR
- the pyrF gene encoding orotidine-5'-phosphate decarboxylase; this encodes MNDPRIIIALDFPDAKQALDLTAKLDPASCRVKVGKELFTAAGPQLVEKLMDNGFEVFLDLKFHDIPSTVAGACKAAAGLGVWMMNIHALGGRKMLTAAREAVPVGNTRLIAVTLLTSMGSEDMNEIGLKGDPQDVVQRLALLARDCGLDGVVASALEAPMLRKMMGESFCLVTPGIRPADVSQGDQKRVTSPCQAIENGADYLVIGRPVTQAEDPVGMLRRLNEEIGELKDGQGLSA